In the Podospora pseudocomata strain CBS 415.72m chromosome 5, whole genome shotgun sequence genome, one interval contains:
- a CDS encoding hypothetical protein (EggNog:ENOG503NV98; COG:Q), which produces MDFLIDAELSNSTILGLAAASFVIWYVVTAFTAWYRLRHLPGPTLAKFSFLWQAHTIVTQQVSSRYINLREYGPLVVVAPGTVVTNDLDVLRKISAARSTYKRSVWYAGAKFTHDTDSMGTQVDTAAHDILKAKTAGPYAGRETEGGLERAVDAQLVRLVDLIRRKYLSTPDELRSIDFAKLSRCFTMDVISGLVFGKPWGHLDEGEDVLGWIGTMDKLLPMMSVGLELPALRDIMIPKYGLLRWFGPKTSDKSGLGVVMKHVNETIRERFQNKDKPTKDMMGGFIRNGMTRSECEGEAILAVLAGNDTTASTIRSSMLYLMATPHAYARFKKEIKEAVEQGKVSSPITNEEAQKFPYTQAVMYETFRIGNAVTFGHYKVVPRGGDTLAGYYLPGGTNIGHNTLGLTHNKKIFGEDADIFRPERFLDCRADQKTGMMRALEIIWGGGRWTCAGKNVALIELNKTAFELMRHFDFQVVNVHNPVKERAYISKLHDDMFVRISEADWSCI; this is translated from the exons ATGGACTTCCTTATCGACGCAGAGCTGAGCAACAGTACCATCCTCGGACTAGCGGCAGCATCCTTTGTGATCTGGTATGTTGTGACGGCTTTCACAGCTTGGTATCGTCTCCGCCACCTTCCAGGGCCCACGCTGGCCAAGTTCTCCTTCTTGTGGCAAGCCCATACTATCGTAACACAACAGGTGTCCTCGCGCTATATCAACCTCCGAGAATATGGTCCTCTCGTGGTAGTAGCGCCCGGCACGGTTGTCACTAATGATCTGGATGTTCTCCGCAAGATTTCGGCAGCCAGATCGACATATAAGCGTTCTGTCTGGTACGCCGGCGCCAAGTTCACACACGACACTGACAGTATGGGAACCCAAGTGGACACTGCTGCTCACGACATACTCAAGGCAAAGACAGCAGGGCCCTACGCTGGCCGTGAAACTGAAGGTGGCCTAGAGAGGGCTGTTGATGCTCAGCTTGTCCGCCTGGTCGACCTCATCCGCCGGAAATATCTCTCCACTCCCGACGAGCTTCGCTCCATTGACTTTGCCAAGCTGTCAAGATGCTTCACCATGGATGTCATCTCGGGTTTGGTATTCGGAAAGCCGTGGGGTCATCTTGATGAG GGCGAGGACGTTCTAGGGTGGATAGGGACTATGGACAAGCTTCTGCCTATGATGTCAGTGGGGCTTGAACTCCCTGCCCTGCGGGACATTATGATACCAAAGTACGGACTTTTGCGCTGGTTCGGACCAAAGACCAGTGACAAATCTGGGTTGGGGGTCGTTATGAA ACATGTCAATGAAACCATTCGAGAGCGGTTTCAAAACAAGGACAAGCCCACCAAAGACATGATG GGCGGGTTCATTCGCAACGGCATGACCAGAAGCGAATGCGAAGGAGAGGCCATCCTTGCTGTCCTTGCAGGTAATGATACAACGGCA AGCACGATTCGGTCGTCCATGCTCTATCTCATGGCCACGCCGCATGCCTATGCCCGGTTCAAAAAGGAGATCAAAGAGGCCGTCGAACAGGGCAAGGTCTCGAGTCCGATCACCAACGAGGAGGCCCAGAAGTTTCCTTACACGCAGGCCGTCATGTATGAAACCTTCCGCATTGGTAACGCCGTCACATTCGGCCATTACAAAGTAGTTCCAAGGGGAGGCGATACGCTTGCTGGCTACTACTTGCCTGGTGGGACAAATATTGGCCACAACACTTTGGGGTTGACGCACAACAAGAAAATCTTTGGAGAGGATGCTGATATATTTCGGCCGGAGCGCTTCCTCGACTGCCGGGCGGATCAGAAGACAGGAATGATGCGAGCATTGGAGATAATTTGGGGTGGTGGCCGATGGACATGTGCGGGTAAAAATGTGGCCTTGATTGAGTTGAACAAGACCGCTTTTGAG TTGATGAGACACTTTGACTTTCAGGTTGTGAATGTCCACAACCCAGTCAAAGAAAGGGCCTACATTTCAAAACTACATGACGACATGTTTGTTAGGATTTCCGAGGCGGATTGGAGCTGTATTTGA
- a CDS encoding hypothetical protein (EggNog:ENOG503P53D), which yields MAVGGRVPWEQDELEARFGGLWSKGFLKSIIGVLCKKIGMTCVADFRYTIPWFSPSLIRAYEKFSQNDYLLTVALLCDLKLSLRDELFWNAGAVGYDRYRFEEVIEESLDPQWDRECTYYGSFLDGTQVGVCKRVVKQAKVSSQNPL from the coding sequence ATGGCTGTTGGGGGCCGGGTGCCATGGGAGCAGGACGAGCTTGAGGCTCGGTTTGGGGGTCTGTGGTCGAAGGGGTTTTTGAAGTCAATTATTGGAGTGCTGTGCAAGAAGATTGGGATGACGTGCGTGGCAGATTTTAGGTATACCATACCGTGGTTCTCACCCTCCTTGATCAGGGCGTATGAGAAGTTCAGTCAAAATGATTATCTGCTTACAGTTGCACTTCTTTGCGATCTGAAGCTATCCTTACGGGATGAGCTGTTTTGGAATGCTGGAGCCGTGGGTTATGACCGTTATAGGTTTGAGGAGGTTATCGAGGAAAGTTTGGATCCTCAGTGGGACCGCGAATGCACATACTACGGGAGTTTTCTGGATGGAACTCAGGTTGGGGTTTGTAAGAGGGTTGTGAAACAGGCCAAGGTTTCGAGTCAGAACCCTCTTTAG